The genomic region AGAAAGACAAATGAAGAGTGTGACAAAAGAATAAGAGGAAGAGGATACAGTGGAGCaagaaaaagactttaaaaaataaagaaaaggtggCATAACTGGTTTCATTCATTTTGTGATTCTCTTCAAGGTTTTCTTCACAGCAATTTTGACATCCTTGTTCCTGAGGCTATAAATGAGAGGGTTCAGCATGGGAACCACATTAGTGTAAAGCACTGAGAAAAATTTTCCCTGCTCTACAAAACTAGAAGACGGTGGCCTGACATGAGTGAGCAGCCCAAATCCATAGAATAGACCAACTGTTGTAATATGGGACCCACAGGTGCTCAAGGCTTTAGACCAACCTTTAGATGATGGTATATGAAGAATATTGAAAAGAATCAAAGCATAAGAAATTAAGATAATGAGGCTAGATACTATGACAACTGTCCCCACAACAGCAGAAACCACGATCTCATTGGCATAAGTGCTGCTGCAGGAGAGCTGGAGGAGTGGGAGACTGTCACACATATAATGGCTAATGATGCTGGAACCACAAAAGATCAGCCTCATCATACACCCTGTGTGGACCGTGGCTCCAGCAAACCCCATCACATACGAACCAGACATCAGCAGAGAACACACCTGAGGGGACATGGCCATTGTATACAACAAGGGCTTACAGATGGCCACGTAGCGATCATAGGCCATGGCTGTCAACACATAGCACTCAGAGCCcacaaaaaagcagaagaaaaacagCTGAGACATACATCCTGTAAAGGAGATGACATTCCTCTTGGAAATAAAGTTCATTAGCATTTTGGGGTTAAAGACAGATGAGTAACAGAGATCAATAAAAGAGAGATTGAACAAaaaaaagtacatgggggtgtgcaggtGTGACTTTAGACAAATTAGAATCATCAAGCATAaatttcccaacccagtgacCAGGTAGTtcagaagaaacaggaaaaacagGGGTAACTGGAGTTTAGGTTGTTCTGTCAATCCCATAAGGATAAACTCAGTCACAGAGGAAGCATTTTCCATATTCATTTACTACACAGTCGTGATCTGTAGGAACAGGGGCAGAAACTCAGATTCACAATGGACCTTCATGGACTTTCCCTGTTTCCCGAGTGAGAGCTGGATCTTTTTATAACCACAGGGTTGTCTAAAGAGACTCATCAAAGCATCCAAAATGCAAGACTTGTAATGACTATTCCCGCAGattcctcattttcttttttctgtccttAATCCTCTTGTTTGTCTCTGTGCTTAAAAAATACTGGTAGACTCCCAGTGTCTCTGCACATCATTCTTCCTCTCTCCAGGCTCTGTTCAGGATCAGGGCTGAAAAGAACAATAAATAGGTGGTATTCCACAGAACCCTCGATTTATATAGTCTGAGGTTTGAAAGGAATTGAGACATAGGTGATTCAACCCTCACCTTCTTTTTCTGTGATGCCTCACTGCCACTGAACCTTAGGACTCTTTCTACCTTACAGTCCTTAGAAGGTCAAAGTTTCTGACAAGGAAGAAGACAGTATCCATCACTGTGGTCCTCAGTCTTTGACATGCTAAGGGGACAGGCCATAATTTCTATTTGAGAATTTCCCCAGAAGGTCTTCTTCACTTGCAAGGATAATATCCACCTTAACAAGCTCCGAAGCAATCAATTAACTCAAGTAGAATGTATTTCATACCCTGTAGTTCTGGGAAAATTGATTAGAAGCACAGAAAATAATTCTCTCCCTTGTGATTTCCTTTCAAGTTAATGAGCTCCCtgacattaaaaattaatgagtttttctttccattctgtGTCACAGATCTTTTGAGACACAATATACTACTAGTTAAGTATTCTTCTTAATCCCCAAGGCAGAGTAATGTGTGTTCTGATATTTACTTTCTTTCTCATCTCTTGGAGTCTATGTCCACTTCCAAAAACAAAAGGACATCTGGGgcataatcactttacaatgtaTTGTTGGTTTCCCCcatacaacattgcaaataatAACAATCATATATttaccctccctcttgagcctccctctccccatcaTCCCACccatccaggttgtcacagagtgccaggctgggcagtGTTTATATAGTGCTATGTAGCAGCTTCTCATCATCtacccattttacacatgatagggAATGCACGTCAATCCTATTCTCTCCATtggtcccaccctctctttccccaaCTTTGTTCACAAATTTTTTCTCTATGTCCATGTTCCATTCCttccctgtaaataggttcatcagtactgtttttctagttTCCATAGATATGTTTTAatcctggtagttcagctggtaaagaatctgcctgcaatgcaggagaccctggtttgattccagggtggggaagttcccctgaagaagggataggtactctagtattcttgcctggagaatccccacggacagaggatcctggtgggctacagtctattgggacacaaagagtcagacacgaccaagcaactaagcacagcacacatacgatatttatttctctttctgacttacttcactcttctGTATAATTGGCCCTAGGTTCATCTAGCTCACTAGAACTGACTtttatgtgttcctttttatggctgagtaatatttcaatgtatatatgtacctgctgctgctaagtcgcttcagtcgtgtccgacccagtgcgaccccagagacgacagcccaccaggctcccccgtccctgggattctccaggcaa from Bos taurus isolate L1 Dominette 01449 registration number 42190680 breed Hereford unplaced genomic scaffold, ARS-UCD2.0 Leftover_ScbfJmS_1888, whole genome shotgun sequence harbors:
- the OR8C26B gene encoding olfactory receptor family 8 subfamily C member 26B, whose product is MNMENASSVTEFILMGLTEQPKLQLPLFFLFLLNYLVTGLGNLCLMILICLKSHLHTPMYFFLFNLSFIDLCYSSVFNPKMLMNFISKRNVISFTGCMSQLFFFCFFVGSECYVLTAMAYDRYVAICKPLLYTMAMSPQVCSLLMSGSYVMGFAGATVHTGCMMRLIFCGSSIISHYMCDSLPLLQLSCSSTYANEIVVSAVVGTVVIVSSLIILISYALILFNILHIPSSKGWSKALSTCGSHITTVGLFYGFGLLTHVRPPSSSFVEQGKFFSVLYTNVVPMLNPLIYSLRNKDVKIAVKKTLKRITK